A region from the Linepithema humile isolate Giens D197 chromosome 1, Lhum_UNIL_v1.0, whole genome shotgun sequence genome encodes:
- the LOC136997452 gene encoding histone-lysine N-methyltransferase SETMAR-like: MLYDNRRRSAQWLDANEPPKHMPKPNLYPKKIMVSVWSSKGIVHYSFLKQGEAINADKYCQEIDIMYQKLRAQQPALVNRHGALLLHDNTKPHIAKKTVKKLDELKFEVLPHPSYSPDISPTDYHLFKHLDGFLTGKIFQEKRLVKNTFHEFIDSRSSDFFKNGINAFVSRWQKCIEVDGDYFD, translated from the coding sequence ATGCTTTACGACAACCGTCGACGTTCTGCACAGTGGTTAGATGCGAATGAGCCTCCGAAACACATGCCAAAACCGAACCTTTATCCAAAGAAGATTATGGTGTCTGTGTGGTCAAGTAAAGGCATCGTACATTATTCGTTTCTTAAACAAGGTGAGGCTATAAATGCTGATAAATACTGCcaagaaattgacatcatgtaTCAAAAACTGCGCGCTCAACAGCCGGCATTAGTCAATAGACACGGTGCGTTGTTGCTTCACGATAATACTAAACCGCACATTGCGAAAAAAACCGTAAAAAAACTAGACGAGTTGAAGTTCGAAGTTCTTCCTCATCCTTCTTATTCTCCAGACATTTCACCAACAGATTACCATCTATTTAAGCATCTGGATGGGTTTTTAACTgggaaaatttttcaagaaaaaagacttgtaaaaaatacattccACGAATTCATCGACTCTCGTTCTTCAGATTTCTTTAAGAATGGCATTAATGCATTTGTATCACGTTGGCAAAAGTGCATTGAAGTAGATGGAGACTATTTCGattaa
- the LOC105676661 gene encoding odorant receptor 10-like: MESPSHYSDAYNKPELHNRNFKNDLQVSMQLNVWTLKPIGTWPKSLGHSRLETLWCRVSNITCYGLLVLILIPGGMYMVLEMKDFYSQLKLGSALSFFMTAVMKYCAFILRENDLRRCVEYIEGDWKNVKYTEDRKIMLKNANIGRRLIVICGIFMYGAVLFYYVAVPFTRAKIVEEDGNLTYRRLVYPVPKVLVDARRSPINEIFYFIQLLSGFVAHNITVAACGLAALLAMHACGQLQVLISWLNHLVDGREGINDTVDERLANIIELHVRILNFIAQTEELLHEISLIEVVGSTMNICFLGYHCMMEWNFQQPVSGLTYVILLVSLTFNIFMFCYIGELLTEQTMKVRESSYMIDWHRLPERKSLAIILIICMSDATTRLTAGNIIELSVSSFGNVIKSSVAYLNILRTLTT; this comes from the exons ATGGAGAGCCCATCCCATTATTCTGATGCTTACAACAAACCCGAGCTTCACAAccgaaattttaaaaatgatctTCAAGTCAGCATGCAATTAAACGTCTGGACTTTGAAGCCGATCGGTACTTGGCCGAAGTCTTTAGGACACTCCCGGCTCGAGACACTATGGTGCAGAGTGTCGAATATAACCTGCTATGGACTGCTAGTCTTAATTTTGATCCCCGGCGGCATGTACATGGTCTTGGAGATGAAAGACTTTTACAGCCAGCTAAAGCTCGGCAGTGCTCTCAGTTTCTTTATGACGGCTGTGATGAAGTACTGTGCCTTTATTCTACGCGAGAACGACCTCCGCAGATGCGTCGAGTACATCGAGGGCGACTGGAAAAACGTGAAATATACGGAGGATCGAAAAATCATGTTGAAGAATGCGAATATCGGTCGTCGGCTGATAGTCATCTGCGGTATCTTCATGTACGGCGCCGTCCTATTTTATTACGTGGCAGTGCCGTTCACACGCGCCAAGATCGTTGAAGAAGATGGAAATCTGACTTACCGCAGATTGGTGTACCCGGTGCCTAAAGTGCTTGTTGACGCTCGTCGAAGTCCCATTAAcgaaatcttttatttcatcCAGCTATTGTCTGGCTTCGTTGCCCATAACATCACGGTGGCAGCGTGCGGTTTGGCAGCTCTCCTCGCGATGCACGCTTGCGGACAGTTGCAGGTGCTCATATCTTGGCTGAACCATTTGGTTGACGGTCGAGAAGGTATTAATGACACTGTGGACGAGAGATTGGCAAATATCATTGAACTACATGTACGCATTTTAAA CTTCATTGCGCAAACCGAGGAATTGCTACACGAAATATCCCTCATAGAAGTTGTGGGAAGTACTATGAACATATGTTTTCTTGGTTATCATTGTATGATG GAATGGAACTTTCAGCAGCCGGTTAGTGGCTTAACATATGTGATACTTCTCGTCTCGCTTACATTCAACATATTTATGTTCTGTTACATAGGTGAACTCTTAACGGAACAG ACCATGAAAGTACGTGAGAGCTCATACATGATCGATTGGCACCGCCTACCAGAAAGAAAGAGTCTTGCTATCATCTTAATAATCTGTATGTCTGATGCAACCACCAGACTTACTGCCGGAAATATAATCGAACTGTCTGTTAGCAGCTTCGGCAAc gtTATTAAATCATCTGTTGCATATTTAAACATACTACGAACGTTAACGACTTGA